One stretch of Tenacibaculum sp. MAR_2010_89 DNA includes these proteins:
- the ricT gene encoding regulatory iron-sulfur-containing complex subunit RicT gives MSCSGCSTNKDGVPKGCKSNGNCATGSCGSGNKLAVFDWLSNMTLPTGEAPFNIYEVRFKNGRKHFYKNLEKLTISMGDIVAVEGTSGHDVGIVSLAGELVKVQMKKRKIESDGEEVKKIYRKASQKDIDVWHNARQREQETQRKGREIISKLGLKMKLSDVEYQGDGTKATFYYTADDRVDFRQLIRDLASAFSIRVEMRQVGMRQEAARLGGIGSCGRELCCSTWLTDFRKVNTAAARYQQLSLNPLKLAGQCGKLKCCLNFELDTYLDALKKFPKQDLVLKTEKGDAVFVKMDIFKGLLWYTYKEESFKWYRISLEQTQEIIELNANNELASPLEEYESEIVEEPKVDFENVVGQDSLTRFDAPKKPRRNKRRGKRISNNKAKENKTNVSRPNKTVADNQKTDSRKPRSNRPKNNNKSKVGEVKQKPNPNQQKRAQGIKPKGEVKKNPNQQKSTQGAKPKGGVKKNPNQQKRTQGAKPKDEIKKNPNQQKRTQGPKPRGENPNQQKKTTGNKPNNQRRRNNNKKGNNNGNKNAEDNK, from the coding sequence ATGAGTTGTAGCGGTTGCTCAACTAACAAAGATGGCGTTCCTAAGGGGTGTAAAAGCAATGGAAATTGTGCTACAGGATCTTGTGGAAGTGGAAATAAACTAGCTGTTTTTGATTGGTTATCGAATATGACTTTGCCAACTGGTGAAGCACCTTTTAATATTTACGAAGTACGTTTTAAAAACGGAAGAAAACATTTTTACAAAAACTTAGAGAAATTAACTATTTCTATGGGTGATATAGTTGCTGTAGAAGGAACTTCAGGACATGATGTCGGAATAGTTTCTTTAGCAGGTGAACTTGTGAAAGTACAAATGAAAAAAAGAAAAATTGAGTCAGATGGTGAAGAGGTAAAAAAAATATATAGAAAAGCTTCTCAAAAAGATATTGATGTTTGGCATAATGCCAGACAAAGAGAACAAGAAACTCAAAGGAAAGGTAGAGAAATCATTAGTAAATTAGGATTGAAAATGAAGTTGTCAGATGTAGAGTATCAAGGAGATGGTACCAAGGCAACCTTTTACTATACTGCTGATGATAGGGTAGATTTTCGTCAATTAATTCGTGATTTGGCAAGTGCTTTTTCTATTAGAGTAGAAATGCGCCAAGTAGGAATGCGTCAAGAAGCTGCCAGATTAGGTGGTATCGGTTCTTGTGGACGAGAGTTGTGTTGTTCAACATGGTTAACTGATTTTAGAAAAGTTAATACAGCTGCAGCACGTTACCAACAGTTATCTTTAAATCCATTAAAATTAGCAGGTCAGTGTGGTAAATTAAAATGTTGTTTAAATTTTGAGTTAGATACTTATCTAGACGCATTAAAAAAGTTTCCTAAACAAGATTTGGTACTTAAAACAGAAAAAGGTGATGCTGTTTTTGTAAAGATGGATATTTTTAAAGGGTTACTTTGGTATACATACAAAGAAGAGAGCTTCAAATGGTATAGAATATCATTAGAGCAAACTCAAGAAATTATCGAGTTAAATGCCAATAATGAATTGGCTTCTCCGTTAGAAGAATATGAATCAGAAATTGTAGAAGAACCAAAAGTTGATTTTGAAAATGTGGTTGGACAAGATAGTTTAACACGTTTTGATGCTCCAAAAAAACCGAGAAGAAATAAAAGAAGAGGCAAAAGAATTAGTAATAATAAGGCAAAAGAGAATAAAACTAATGTGTCTAGGCCAAATAAAACTGTAGCTGATAATCAAAAAACAGATAGTAGAAAACCTAGGTCAAACAGACCTAAAAATAATAATAAGTCAAAAGTAGGGGAGGTAAAACAGAAACCAAATCCAAACCAACAAAAAAGAGCACAAGGTATTAAACCAAAGGGAGAAGTAAAGAAGAATCCAAATCAACAAAAAAGTACTCAAGGGGCTAAACCAAAGGGAGGGGTAAAGAAGAATCCAAACCAGCAAAAAAGAACTCAAGGGGCTAAACCAAAGGATGAAATAAAAAAGAATCCTAATCAACAAAAAAGAACTCAAGGCCCTAAACCAAGAGGTGAAAATCCTAATCAGCAAAAAAAGACTACAGGTAATAAACCGAATAATCAAAGAAGAAGAAATAATAATAAAAAAGGGAACAATAACGGTAATAAAAATGCTGAAGACAATAAATAA